Within Chloroflexia bacterium SDU3-3, the genomic segment CGGTGCCATAGCCCACCGTCACGTCGGTCAACTGGCCCAGCGTGTCGTAGGCGTAGCGGGTGCGGATGCCCGCCGCGTCCTTCACCTCCTGCACGCGGTTGTCGGTCGTGTAGGTGTAGGCGGTGGTGAGGCGCATGGCGCTGTTGGCGATCTGCATCACCGCCGCGAGATTGCCCCGCGCATCATAGGTCGCCGAGTTGAGGAGGGTATCAGGGGTTGAGCCGACATACGTGTAATAATAGGAAATAAACGAAAACGTGTAAGCGTTTTAGGGCTTCCCCATGCAGAATACGCGCACCACCCTCCTTTCGGTTTTGTAGTCAAAAACCTCCATCTTGCCCTTTATGACGCTGATATGGTTAGGCCCCATGTCCGAGGACATGGGGCCGCTGCGGCTGCATCCTTGCCTGCATGGGGGCGTTCAGGGATTCGTGTTCGGCAAGGCCCAGCTCAACACCGC encodes:
- a CDS encoding RHS repeat protein, encoding MQIANSAMRLTTAYTYTTDNRVQEVKDAAGIRTRYAYDTLGQLTDVTVGYGT